A window of Micromonospora sp. WMMC415 genomic DNA:
CCGTCGGGACAGCGGAGCCCGCCGGGACGGCGGCGGCCGTGGACGAGCCCGACCTCGGGCACCACGGCGACGTGGAGGCCACCCCGGGCCTGGTCGACCTGGCCGTCAACGTGCGCCGCGCCCCGATGCCCGACTGGCTGGCCGACCCGATCACCGCCGCGCTCGGCCACCTCGCCGCGTACCCGGACGCCCGGTCCGCGCGGGAGGCCGTCGCCGCCCGGCACGGCCGGCCCCCGGCCGAGGTGCTGCTGACCGCCGGCGCCGCCGAGGGCTTCGTGCTGATCGCCCAGGCGCTGCGCGGCGTCCGCCGCCCGGTGGTCGTGCACCCGCAGTTCACCGAGCCCGAGGCCGCCCTGACGGCGGCCGGGCACCGGGTCGAGCGGGTGCTGCTCGACCCGGCCGAGGGGTTCCGGCTCGACCCCGCGCGCATCCCCGCCGACGCCGACCTGGTCATGATCGGCAACCCGACCAACCCCACCTCGGTGCTGCACCCCGCCGGCGACGTCGCGGCGCTGGCCCGCCCGGGCCGGATCCTCGTCGTCGACGAGGCGTTCGCCGACACCACCACCGCTCCGGGCGTCCCCGGCGAGCCGGAGTCCCTCGCCGCCCGCCGTGACCTGCCCGGCCTGCTGGTGGTCCGCAGCCTCACCAAGACCTGGGGGCTGGCCGGGCTGCGGATCGGCTACCTGCTCGGCGACGCCGCCCTGCTGGACCGGCTCGCCGCCGTGCAGCCGCTGTGGCCGGTGTCCACGCCGGCCCTCGCCGCCGCCGCCGCCTGCGCCGGGCCCGAGGCGGTCGAGGCCGAGCGCGCGATCGCCGCCCGGCTCGCGGCCGACCGCGACCATCTGGTCGCGCGCCTGACCGCCCTTCCCGGGGTACGCGTCGCGGGCCGGCCGGCCAGCGCCTTCGTGCTGATCCACACGCCCGGTGCCGCCGCCGTGCGGGTCGCCCTGCGGGAGCGCGGCTGGGCGGTACGCCGGGGCGACACCTTCCCCGGGCTCGGCCCGGACTGGCTGCGGATCGCCGTCCGCGACCAGGCGACGACCGACGCGTTCATCGAGGTACTGGCGGAGATCCTGGAGGCGTGATGCTGGAGACGACGATCGCGGCGATCGGACCGCTCGACGAGCCGGCGATGGCGGCCGCCCGCGACCTGCAGGGCCGGCTCACCAAGCCGGCCGGCTCGCTCGGCGCGCTGGAGGAACTTTCGGTACGCCTCGCCGGCCTGGCCGGCGCCTGCCCCCCGCCGCTGCCCGAGCCGGCCGCGGTGGCGATCTTCGCCGGGGACCACGGCGTGCACGCCC
This region includes:
- the cobC gene encoding Rv2231c family pyridoxal phosphate-dependent protein CobC; this translates as MRERQSGHPGPSGAPSGVVLTVPGARGGSTGPRDGVAASGTTGPVGTAEPAGTAAAVDEPDLGHHGDVEATPGLVDLAVNVRRAPMPDWLADPITAALGHLAAYPDARSAREAVAARHGRPPAEVLLTAGAAEGFVLIAQALRGVRRPVVVHPQFTEPEAALTAAGHRVERVLLDPAEGFRLDPARIPADADLVMIGNPTNPTSVLHPAGDVAALARPGRILVVDEAFADTTTAPGVPGEPESLAARRDLPGLLVVRSLTKTWGLAGLRIGYLLGDAALLDRLAAVQPLWPVSTPALAAAAACAGPEAVEAERAIAARLAADRDHLVARLTALPGVRVAGRPASAFVLIHTPGAAAVRVALRERGWAVRRGDTFPGLGPDWLRIAVRDQATTDAFIEVLAEILEA